In one Mucilaginibacter ginsenosidivorax genomic region, the following are encoded:
- a CDS encoding DUF4134 family protein — MKAFLLTFCCCLLVLGAGAQPGISEMQQAQQNLRSTFFSAMDCSLVLAAVFGIIGAVRIYHNWQMGHPRIDEQVAVWFFAAFFMVLAGAFLRGVFGL; from the coding sequence ATGAAAGCATTTTTATTGACTTTTTGCTGCTGCCTGCTGGTATTGGGCGCAGGCGCGCAGCCTGGCATTTCGGAAATGCAGCAGGCGCAGCAAAATTTAAGATCGACTTTCTTTTCCGCGATGGACTGTTCGCTGGTGCTGGCCGCCGTGTTTGGCATTATCGGCGCGGTGCGTATTTACCATAACTGGCAAATGGGGCATCCGCGCATTGACGAGCAGGTAGCCGTCTGGTTCTTTGCTGCCTTTTTTATGGTGCTGGCAGGGGCTTTCCTGCGTGGCGTGTTTGGCCTCTAA
- a CDS encoding ParA family protein has product MVIIIGNQKGGAGKSTLTLLLANYLTQNKKCKVTVLDMDYQQSISQKFEKAKILENAEPYEVLAFGLSDFPMMADTIRDNPKDIVLIDLPGKLDDDGLIGVFKAAQVAICPFAYDEFSFDSTIPFALVLKKINPEVHLLFVPNRIKANVKYEIKADVNEQLNQLGHVTEAIADRIDFQRTNTFQTPLNVQALLLPVFDQVFKDFIQPYL; this is encoded by the coding sequence ATGGTCATTATTATCGGGAACCAGAAAGGCGGTGCCGGAAAGAGCACGCTCACCCTTTTGCTGGCCAATTATCTCACGCAAAATAAAAAGTGCAAAGTCACCGTGCTGGATATGGATTACCAGCAGTCGATTTCCCAAAAATTCGAGAAAGCAAAAATACTGGAGAACGCTGAGCCTTACGAGGTATTGGCATTTGGGCTGTCAGACTTTCCAATGATGGCGGACACCATCCGGGATAATCCAAAGGACATTGTGCTGATCGACCTGCCGGGCAAACTGGATGATGATGGTTTGATAGGTGTCTTTAAAGCAGCACAGGTAGCGATTTGTCCATTTGCCTATGATGAGTTTAGCTTTGATTCAACGATCCCTTTTGCTTTGGTATTGAAGAAGATTAACCCGGAGGTGCATTTATTATTTGTACCCAACCGCATCAAGGCCAATGTCAAGTACGAGATCAAGGCGGATGTGAATGAACAGCTGAACCAATTAGGCCACGTAACTGAAGCGATTGCCGACCGTATCGATTTTCAGCGCACCAATACTTTCCAGACGCCGCTAAACGTGCAGGCGCTTTTGCTGCCGGTTTTCGACCAGGTTTTTAAAGACTTTATCCAACCTTATTTATGA
- a CDS encoding TraG/VirB4 family ATPase: protein MAGKQVFNIPYIGIDHYNGIDILVGAGGECSVVIQITNPVTRFSASSAAYDEFHALMINVVKIIGDGYLLQKSDVISKEEYPLKDGGEYLQQKYNEHFAGRDYIKVNTYITLTRQVRKGAFYVFDKKALRDFSQQLDKVMDILVAAKTAPVILIEQQLNLLIMQFLAMDFKPEHIVLNNFAPNDTEIKMGDRAIRNIPLINIDNVDLPPSVSTHIEMNEKETLRGFPVDFLSFLFRVPDFEVILFNQVIDIPSQFMTLKKLELKKKRHSGIPDPANTLCVEDIDLLLNDVARENQLLVNCHFNIVLAAQQDKIQKAANFIESALFGLGIMASKNGYNQLELYRCALPGNAVELKDYDWFLTTCDAAVCFFLKESMPLDEPSDFLVRFTDRQGVPVGIDVADLPMRTNRINNRNKFVLGPSGSGKSFFMNSLIEQYMLFNMDMVIVDTGHSYSGLCAYYKGKYITYTDKKPITMNPFQITVEEFNIEKKDFLITLVGLLWKGADGVFSQVERDVISNVINAYYLQYFEQEELPQISKKDQCAIRKKVLEEMKGGSGFTPFAEFEIEVLDNDLAGELPRDDQALVDALTHSGDTLTPNEANPFRAAYDEKFHQAVKEEQLRRLKAEGKPHIEQLNFNSFYEFALWKIPEIKQEERIPFDMDEFRYVLKKFYKGGEFAQILNEATDSSLFTERFIVYEIDAVKENRVLFPIVTLAIMDVFIQKMRFRSSRRKALVVEEAWKAIASPLMASYLLYLYKTVRKFWGEAIVVTQELGDIISNAVVKDSIINNSDTICLLDQTKFKDNYGAIASLLSINETERKKIFSINQLENTEGRGRFKEVYIRRGAVGEVYGVEVSLHQYLTFSTEKPEKSALEVYIEYFGKYQHALDLFVNDFHASKLSLAQFVSHINQIDHPFFYDIYEDNINAPYPPARIAV from the coding sequence ATGGCCGGAAAACAAGTCTTTAACATTCCCTATATCGGTATCGACCATTATAATGGTATCGATATTTTAGTCGGTGCAGGCGGCGAATGTTCGGTGGTTATTCAAATAACTAACCCAGTTACCCGCTTCTCGGCATCCTCTGCGGCTTACGATGAGTTCCACGCGCTGATGATCAACGTGGTCAAGATCATTGGCGATGGGTATTTACTGCAAAAATCAGATGTGATCAGTAAGGAAGAATACCCGCTCAAAGATGGCGGCGAGTATTTGCAGCAGAAATACAATGAACATTTTGCCGGGCGGGATTATATCAAGGTCAATACCTATATCACACTGACCCGCCAGGTACGCAAGGGCGCTTTTTATGTTTTTGATAAAAAGGCGCTGCGTGATTTCAGCCAGCAGTTGGACAAAGTCATGGACATTTTGGTTGCCGCAAAGACGGCACCCGTGATCCTGATAGAGCAGCAGCTCAATTTACTGATCATGCAGTTCCTGGCGATGGACTTTAAGCCGGAGCATATCGTGCTCAACAACTTCGCGCCGAACGATACCGAGATCAAAATGGGTGACCGCGCTATCCGCAATATCCCGCTGATCAATATCGATAACGTGGATTTGCCGCCATCGGTAAGTACGCACATCGAAATGAATGAAAAGGAAACCCTGCGGGGTTTCCCGGTGGATTTTCTTTCGTTCCTGTTCCGGGTGCCCGATTTCGAGGTAATCCTGTTTAACCAGGTCATTGATATACCCAGCCAATTCATGACGCTCAAAAAGCTGGAACTGAAAAAGAAACGGCACTCCGGCATACCAGACCCGGCCAATACTTTATGTGTCGAGGACATTGATTTGCTCTTAAATGATGTTGCACGGGAGAACCAGTTATTGGTCAACTGCCATTTTAATATTGTGCTGGCAGCACAGCAGGACAAAATACAGAAAGCGGCCAATTTTATTGAAAGCGCCTTATTTGGTTTGGGTATTATGGCCAGCAAGAATGGCTATAACCAACTGGAACTTTACCGCTGCGCCCTGCCGGGTAATGCGGTGGAACTGAAAGATTACGACTGGTTCCTGACCACCTGCGATGCCGCCGTTTGTTTCTTTCTAAAAGAGTCGATGCCGCTCGATGAGCCGTCCGATTTTTTGGTACGCTTTACGGATCGGCAGGGCGTACCGGTAGGTATTGACGTAGCCGATCTCCCGATGCGGACTAACCGGATCAATAACCGGAACAAGTTCGTGTTGGGCCCCAGCGGTTCTGGTAAATCCTTCTTCATGAATAGCCTGATCGAACAGTATATGCTGTTCAATATGGATATGGTCATTGTGGATACCGGCCATTCTTATTCCGGCTTATGCGCTTATTACAAGGGCAAGTATATTACCTATACTGATAAAAAGCCGATCACGATGAACCCCTTCCAGATCACAGTGGAAGAATTCAATATTGAAAAGAAGGATTTCCTGATCACACTCGTCGGCCTGCTTTGGAAAGGTGCGGACGGAGTTTTCAGCCAGGTCGAGCGGGATGTCATCAGCAATGTGATCAATGCTTATTACCTGCAATACTTTGAGCAGGAAGAACTGCCGCAAATCTCCAAAAAGGATCAGTGCGCGATCCGAAAAAAAGTGCTGGAAGAAATGAAGGGCGGTAGCGGCTTTACGCCGTTTGCCGAATTTGAAATTGAAGTGCTGGACAATGATTTGGCCGGTGAACTACCGCGCGATGACCAGGCCTTAGTGGATGCACTCACGCATTCCGGCGACACTTTAACCCCGAACGAAGCTAATCCATTCCGCGCGGCCTATGATGAAAAGTTTCACCAGGCCGTTAAGGAAGAACAGTTGCGCCGCCTGAAAGCCGAAGGTAAGCCGCATATCGAACAGTTAAACTTCAACAGTTTTTATGAATTCGCGCTCTGGAAGATCCCAGAGATCAAGCAGGAAGAACGCATTCCTTTTGATATGGATGAGTTCCGCTATGTGTTGAAGAAGTTTTACAAAGGCGGCGAATTTGCACAGATCCTGAACGAAGCGACCGATTCCTCTCTGTTTACCGAGCGCTTCATCGTCTATGAAATTGACGCCGTGAAGGAAAATCGCGTTCTCTTTCCAATCGTTACATTGGCGATCATGGACGTATTTATCCAGAAGATGCGCTTCAGGTCATCACGCCGAAAGGCTTTGGTCGTCGAAGAGGCATGGAAAGCAATTGCAAGCCCTTTGATGGCTTCGTACCTGCTTTACCTCTACAAAACGGTTAGAAAGTTCTGGGGAGAGGCCATTGTGGTGACACAGGAATTAGGCGACATCATCAGTAACGCGGTAGTTAAAGATAGCATTATTAACAATTCGGACACCATCTGCCTGCTGGATCAAACCAAGTTCAAGGATAATTATGGGGCTATTGCTTCGCTCTTATCGATCAATGAAACTGAGCGCAAAAAGATATTTTCTATTAACCAGTTGGAGAATACCGAGGGACGCGGGCGCTTTAAAGAAGTATATATCCGGCGCGGCGCGGTTGGCGAGGTTTATGGCGTAGAGGTCAGCCTGCACCAGTATTTGACTTTCTCCACGGAGAAGCCGGAGAAATCGGCACTCGAAGTTTACATCGAATATTTTGGCAAGTACCAGCACGCGTTAGACCTTTTTGTCAATGATTTTCACGCCAGTAAACTGTCCCTCGCACAGTTTGTCAGCCATATTAACCAAATCGATCATCCTTTTTTCTATGACATCTATGAAGATAACATTAATGCTCCTTATCCTCCTGCCCGTATTGCTGTGTAA
- a CDS encoding DUF4134 domain-containing protein, with protein MNKIKKMWATAVVLALGTASAFAQNGVTGLNSATTSLKTYVAPVTNVTLVIGGIVGIVGAIRVYSKWNSGDQDINKELMGWGGSCVFLVVSAVVIKAFFGLT; from the coding sequence ATGAACAAAATCAAAAAAATGTGGGCCACAGCCGTGGTCCTTGCCCTGGGCACGGCATCCGCCTTTGCCCAGAACGGTGTAACCGGCCTGAACTCCGCTACCACCTCCCTTAAAACCTATGTCGCCCCGGTAACCAATGTGACGCTGGTGATCGGCGGGATCGTCGGCATTGTCGGCGCGATCCGTGTGTATTCCAAATGGAACAGCGGCGACCAGGATATTAACAAAGAGTTAATGGGATGGGGCGGCTCATGTGTGTTCCTTGTGGTTTCCGCCGTCGTGATCAAAGCCTTCTTTGGCCTCACCTAA
- a CDS encoding plasmid transfer protein produces MARQFQVYKGLQRPLVYRGFKGKYIYWGVGSLLAGLVLGALTMALVNMWLGLIVLIAAVAGGLVFIAAKQKQGLHIKARPTGIFIHQVNFKNLSRYGRKTSL; encoded by the coding sequence ATGGCCAGGCAATTCCAGGTATACAAGGGGCTGCAAAGGCCCCTCGTATACCGTGGGTTTAAAGGCAAGTATATCTATTGGGGTGTTGGCTCTTTGCTGGCAGGCCTGGTACTGGGCGCATTAACAATGGCGCTGGTCAATATGTGGCTGGGCCTGATCGTCCTGATCGCCGCCGTTGCAGGCGGGCTTGTCTTTATCGCCGCCAAACAGAAACAAGGCCTCCATATCAAAGCCCGCCCGACGGGCATATTCATTCACCAGGTCAACTTCAAAAATCTCTCTCGTTATGGCCGGAAAACAAGTCTTTAA